TACGCTGGGGGGTGGCACGGGCGTCCCGCCCGTGTGATAGCCCATCGCTACGCTGGGGGGTGGCACGGGCGTCCCGCCCGTGTGATAGCCCATCGCTACGATGCCGTTGCGCTCGTTCAGCCGCTGGGGAAAGGCCTGGTCATCGAGCAGCAACTGGTCGAGGAACATCGGCGTCTCGTCGAGCCACACCCGCCCCCCTCCTTCCACAGCACCCGCGCCGCCGTGTTGATGCGGGCGAACTCGGACCAGGCCATGCCGCCATCACCTAACACCGCTGCAGTCAGATCGTAGTCGCCCTTAACACGTGGTACTGGTCACGGCCCCTTCGCTTCAGCACCCACGCCACTACGCCCGAGCCGTTCGCCCGTCAGGGGGAGAGGGAGGACGAAATGGTCTCGGGCCTATACCGGCTCGGCGGTGTAGGCGGCTTCGAAGGTGAACGTGCCATCGCGCAAGTCAACGGTCACCGTCTGACCGTCGCGCACTTCGCCGGATAGCACCTTCTCCGCTAGCGGGTTCAGGATCTCGCGCTGAATCACACGCTTAAGCGGGCGGGCGCCGTAGGTGGGGTCGTAGCCGCGGGCAGCCAACTCCGAACGTGCGGCGTCGGTAACATCGAGTTCGACCCGGCGATCATGTAGGCGCTCGCGCACCAGACGCAGTTGCAGGTCCACGATGCGCTTGATCTCCTCGACCCCCAAACCGTTGAACAGCACGATCTCGTCTATTCGATTCAGGAACTCCGGACGAAATGCCTGACGCAGTGCCTCTTGGACTCGCGGCCACACGTCCTCCACGCTGCCCATCGGAGCATCCCCATACAGGTGCGAACCGACATTGCTCGTCATAATCAGTACCGTGTTCTTGAAGTCCACCGTGCGGCCCTGACCATCGGTCAATCGTCCGTCGTCCAGAACCTGCAACAGCACGTTGAACACCTCTGGGTGAGCCTTCTCTATCTCGTCGAGCAGGATCACACTGTGTGGGCGCCTGCGGACGGCCTCGGTGAGCTGCCCGCCCTCTTCGTAACCCACATAACCGGGCGGGGCGCCGATGAGGCGTGCTACCGTGTGCTTTTCCTGGTACTCCGACATATCGATGCGAACCATGTTTCGCTCGTCATCGAACAGGAACTCCGCAAGCGCTTTGGCAAGCTCCGTCTTCCCTACTCCCGTCGGCCCGAGGAACATGAACGAGCCAATCGGTCGGTTGGGATCGGCTAGGCCGCTGCGACTCCGTCGCACAGCATCGGAGACGACGCGTACGGCCCTGTCCTGACCCACCACGCGTTCACGCAGGCGGTCTTCCATTTTGAGCAACTTCTGGATCTCGGACTCGATGAGGCGGGTGACCGGGATGCCAGTCCACTTGGCGACCACCTCGGCGATGTCCTCTTCGTCCACCTCTTCTTTCAGCATCCGTGAAGTCTGCTGAAGCTGTGCCAACCGGTCCTGCTCGGCGTCGAGTTGTGCCTGCAGTTCCAGGAGACGGCCATAGCGAAGCTCGGCTGCGCGGCTGAGATTCCCTTCACGCTCGGCAGCCACCTCTTCGGCTTTGGCCTCTTCGAGTTGAGTTTTCAGCTCGCGGATTCGCGTAATCACTTCCTTCTCGCTTTGCCACTGGGCGGTGAGCGCCGATTGCTTTTCACGGAGCTCCACCAGTTCCCGCTCCAACGCCTCGAGCCGCTCCTTGCTACGCTGATCCTCTTCCTTCTTGAGCGCCTCGCGCTCGATCTCGAGCGAGCGCACACGACGCACTAGTTCGTCGATCTCCACCGGCATCGAGTCGATCTCCATGCGAAGACGGGACGCGGCTTCGTCCATCAGGTCAATCGCTTTGTCGGGCAGGAAGCGATCCGAGATGTACCGGTCGGAGAGCGTGGCGGCTGCCACGATAGCGCTGTTAGTGATGCGCACGCCGTGGTGCACCTCGTACCGCTCCTTCAGCCCGCGCAGAATGGCGATCGTGTCTTCGACGCTCGGTTCTCCAACGAACACCGGTTGGAAGCGGCGTTCGAGTGCGGCGTCCTTCTCGACGTGCTTACGGTACTCGTCGAGGGTCGTGGCGCCGACACAGCGCAGTTCGCCACGAGCCAGCATAGGCTTCAGCAGGTTCGCGGCGTCCATGGAGCCCTCGGCCCGGCCCGCCCCGACCAGGGTATGCATCTCGTCAATGAAGAGGATGATACGCCCCTCGGCTTTCTTGATCTCGTTCAGAACGGCCTTGAGGCGGTCTTCGAACTCCCCGCGGTACTTCGCACCCGCAATCAGGGCGCCCATGTCTAGGGCAACGACGTTTTTATCCTTCAGCGTCTCGGGTACATCACCCGCCACGATGCGCTGGGCGAGACCTTCGACGATGGCAGTCTTGCCCACGCCCGGCTCGCCGATGAGTACCGGGTTGTTCTTCGTTCGTCGGGACAGCACTTGCACAACGCGGCGGATCTCGTCGTCTCTGCCGATGACCGGGTCCAGCTTGCCCTTTCGCGCCGCATCCGTCAGGTCACGCCCATACTTCTCCAGCGCCTGATACTTCTCTTCGGGGGACTGGTCGATGACGCGTTCGCCGCCTCGCACCTGCCGAATGGCCTCGAGCAGTGCTTCTCGCTCTACCCCCGAAGCCCGCAGTAGCTTGCCAACGGCTGAACTGGTTTCGGTCACGAGGCCCAGCAGCAGCAGCTCGGTGCCGACGTACTCGTCACCCAACTTTTCGGCCTCGTCAAAGGCTGCCTCCATCGCTTTTCGCAGGTCTTCGCCAATATGTCCGCCCGCAGCCACACCGTGCACCTGGGGTTGACGCTCCAGTTCTGTGTTGACCTGAGCGAGCAGGGAATCCGGCAGGACACCCATTTTCTGCAGCACGGGACGAACCGCGCCCTCGGGCTGCTGCAGCAAGGCAACCAACAAGTGGGCGGCGCCAATCTCTTGGTGATGGCGTGCCTCGGCGATGCCCTGCGCGCTCTGCAAGGCTTCCTGGGCTTTGAGGGTTAGCTTGTCGAATCTCATTTGGCGACACTCCGGGGAGTTCTAGATTTCGAATGACTTGAGTGCCTCATTGTCAAGTCTATTGCTACAAATGGTTTACGTACAGGACGGCTGTTGCGTTCCCGCCTACGGCGAATAGCCTGGCGCGGCAGGACCGGCACCTCGACCACGGGAATGATCGTACCCATGCACGTGATGGTTTCACTGTTTCTCAGCATCGGCCTGCTCGGCCTCGCGGACGCTTCCGACTCACTTGCGGAGCGGCTCCAGGCAGCCCTGGCTGCGCGCGCCCCCGAAGCCCTGGCGCCGCTCGTGGAAGGGGCCCCGGAAAAGGTCTGTGGCTACGCCTTGCGTTCGGCTCCCGACCTCGAGTGGTCTGTACAGCCCCTCCGCACGCCCGGGGGGATCGAGTACCTGCGCGTCTTTGCTGGGATCGAGCGGGAGCGCCTCCATCCCGTCCACGAAGGCCGAGTGGGTGAACCTTTCCCCGAATTCGAGACCTTCGGCTACCGAGTTACGGATCACGACGTGACCGTGAACGTCACGGCGCCGGGCGGCAAGGTCACGGTGGTCTGCGAGGGGTCGCTCGAATACGAGAAGGTTCCTCCCGGCGACCCCATCCTGCGCTTGCACCCCGGCCTGAAGGTCACCGAAGCCCGGGTCGCAGGTACGGTGGTCGAGGTGGTTCGGTCGGGAAGCTATCTAGCGCTGCCGAAGCCCATCGCCAGCCGCGTGCGTGTGCGTATCGCTTACGAGACAGATCCAGGAACGGAACCCAGCCTCTGGGTCGGGGACATGAGTATCGGATTGCTGGACCGCTGGGTGCCGAGGACTGGGCTGGAACCCATCGGGTATCGGCTACACGCCGACGTGCCGAAGGGATGGGCCGCCGTGGCCACCGGCAGTCTCTCTTCGCGCACCGATTCCGATTCCGGCAATCGATTCGAGTTCGCCACGGAAGCCCCTTCCGGTCGCGTCGTGTTCTGTGCGGGCCCCTATTTGCAGGTAACCAAGAGACAGGGTGATAGGACGCTCAGCGCTTGGGTCTTCTCCGGTGGGCAGCCTGTCGCGGAGAGTCTCCTCGCGGCGGCCGCGCCGGTGCTGGCGCGGTTCGATGGCTGGTTCGGGCCCCTGCCCTGGGATCAGTTTCACTTCGTGGAGGCCCCGCAGTCCGCTACACGGGCCGCCGCAGGGAACGTCATCGTGTGGCATCGCGGCGTGTTCGAGAGGCCTTCGCTACGAGACGTTGCGCTCGCCTGGTGGGGAAGCGCGGTTGTTGACACGGGAGCGACCGGGTTCTGGTCGGAATCCTTCGCCAACTACTCGTGGGCGCTGTATCGCCGACGACCTTCAGACGATGCTCCTGCCGTGCTCGACATCATGAACTCTCCCCGACCGGCAGGGCGACTCCTCGCGGGATGGGAGGAGTTCGCACTAACGGATTGCTCCGATATGACCGCTCTCCGCCAAGCAACCGTGGCACGGCTGAAAGGCCCCATGGTTCTCAGCCACCTCGAGCGCGTCATCGGGTTCGACACGATGCTGAAGGCGCTACGGGCGTTTCGGAGTGGCGTTGGTGACGGCGGAGTTGCCACCTGGACGGACTTCGAGCGTGCGGTTTCCAAAGTTGCCGAGAAGGAGATGAAGCCCTTTTTCGACGAGTGGGTCCGAAGGCCGGGTCTGCCCGACCTCGTGTGGGCCGATCTGAAGCTTCTGGAGGGCCAGGGCAAGGTGACGATAACGGGCACGCTGGAGCAGAGTTCCCCCATCTACGACCTCGACATCGATCTGCTCGCGGTGGGTCCGCGCGGCCGAACGTGGAGTGGAAAGCTACAGGTCAAAGCGGACTCCACGCCGGTTAGCATCGAGCTTCCTTTCTACCCGAGCTCTATCGCTTTCGACCCTTATCTGCTTATCCCGCGCTCCTACGATCCGGACGGCCAGCCTCCGACCATCTCTAGTCTGGACACCTTTCTGCGCCGACCGGATACCGTAGTCGTGGTGCCGCGAGCGATGCAGGAACGGGTAGGTGTCCTTCTCGCGCCGTTTCGAGACGTCACTGCGGTGATAGCCGAGGACGCCAAGGAGGAGGATCTCGAAGGGAAGAACCTGGTCCTGCTCGGCAGCCCCGATACGAACCCCGTTTGGGACAAACGGTCGGCTCAGTCCCCACTCGTCTTCACAGCGGGCTTCGTCTCGGTGGGCGGACAGAACTTTGCTGCAGACGAATGCTTCGCTGCGGCCGTCGTGGAGACCCAGGATGTCAAGCCACGCTTCATCGTGTTCGCGACGGAGCTCCGGCTGGGGTCACTGGGCGTGGATTTCGCTGCCGCCGTGGTGCTGGATCGCTCCGGGAAGGTAGTGGGTGGCCTGCCCGCTCGGTTCGTCAAGGGTGACAGCGTGTGGCGATTCCATCCGAGTCCGTAGCCGCCCCAGGCAAGGGTCCCGACCCCGCAGGAGACGTACCGCCGCCAGAGAATGCAGGCGCTGCGGCACTGCCGCCCCACATTGCCCTAGGATGAATGCCATGCCATACGCAAGCGACTTCGACCTCGCGTTTCGCCGCATCCGAGAGTCCCGGTGGGCCGATACCCCGCCCGTTGCGCGCGCCATTGAGCAGCTGGATTTCGCCCACCGCTTCGCGGGCGCACGGGCCGACCGTGCGGCCGAGTGGCAGCCCCTCATTCTGCAGGCCGCTCAGGTGCTGGCCGAAGCCATCGGCGCCGGGGCCGAGATGGTTCGTGCCACCGACGAGGCGGAGCGGATCATGGCCCCAATCGGCGTGGAGGCAAAGGCCTACACGATCCATGCATGCGGGCACGCGCACATCGATATGAACTGGATGTGGCCGTGGCAGGACACCGTCAGCATGTGCCATGACACCTTCACTACCATGGACCGGTTGATGGACGAGTTCCCGGACTTCCGATTCTGCCAAAGCCAGGCGGCCATCTATGCCGCTATGGAGGAACACTGTCCCGAGGTGTTCGAGCGCATCCGTGAGCGCATTCGCGACGGCCACTGGGAGTGCATCGCGACGAGCTGGGTGGAAGGAGATCGGAACTTGGTCTCCGGCGAGAGTCTATGTCGCCACCTGTTATACTCTCGGCGCTACCTGCATGAGAAGCTCGGCATTCCGTTCGACGGCATCAAGATTGACTGGTCGTGTGACACGTTCGGTCATGCTCACACCGTGCCCGCCATCCTCTCGCGAGGTGGTATCACACGCTACTACCGACATCGTACCGGGCCGGAGAAGTGGCTGCTATGGTGGAAGTCACCCGATGGTAGTAGGTTGCTCGCATTCTACGACAAGGCGACCTATGTGCACGCATTCGACCGAAAGCTGACCGAGCACTTCGTTGATTACGTGGCGGAGACCGGCCTGAAGGACTTCCTGTGGGTGTATGGCGTGGGTGACCATGGTGGAGGCCCGACCCGGCGTGATCTGCGAAGGGCCCGCGAGCTAGCGCAGCTACCCATCTATCCCACGGTGCGCCTCTCGACGCTCGACGAGTACTTCTCTGCCATCGAACCGGTCGCCGATCACATCCCAGTACACGATGACGAGATGAACTTCGTCTTCGAGGGCTGCTATACATCGCAAGCAACCATCAAGCTGGGCAATAGGCGGTGCGAGAACGTACTCCCCGAGGCGGAGGTCCTCTCGGTCATCGCGGGTGCTGTTAGTGGTATGCCTTATCCCAGGGAGTCTCTGGAAAAGGCTTGGCGAATCGCGTTGTTCAATCAGTTCCATGACATCTTGCCCGGCTCCGGCACGGCTGACACGGTGCACCACGCGAACGGGCTTTATCAGGAGTGCCTGGCAGGGGCGAATGCCGTACGTACCCGCGCGCTTCGGCGGATCGCGGCGGTCGCGGACACGGCGGAGGCGTTCGGTCTGACACCCCCTCCGCGGGGGGAAGGAGTGGGGCTCGGTGAGGGATTGGGAGCGGGAGTGGGTGACAACTCATTGCCCGGTGGGCTTTCGGCGTATGCCGGTGGAACGATTGGCCCCGAGCCGATCCTGGTCTTCAACTCGGACTGCACACCTAGAACTGGTATGGCTTGTGCGAAAATATGGAACAAGAAGTGGCCGCCCGACCGCATCGCTGTAGTAGACGACAGGGGCAACCGGGCACCGGTTCAAGTGCTGGAGTCGGGCAGCTATTGGGGTCACGACTACCAGACCGTGCTATTCCCCGTACATGACATCCCAGCAGTCGGCTATCGGGTGGTCGTGCTCGACCGCACCGCAGAACCGGTTCCACCCAAGTCTTTGGCAACGGTGTCCAGCAACTTCGTGCTCGAGAACGAGCACCTTCTGGCAGTAATAGATGCTGCATCGGGTGCAGTATCACGCTTGGTGCTGAAGGAGTCTGGCCGCAACTTCGTGCCGCAAGGTAGGCTCTTGGG
This sequence is a window from Fimbriimonadia bacterium. Protein-coding genes within it:
- the clpB gene encoding ATP-dependent chaperone ClpB, which gives rise to MRFDKLTLKAQEALQSAQGIAEARHHQEIGAAHLLVALLQQPEGAVRPVLQKMGVLPDSLLAQVNTELERQPQVHGVAAGGHIGEDLRKAMEAAFDEAEKLGDEYVGTELLLLGLVTETSSAVGKLLRASGVEREALLEAIRQVRGGERVIDQSPEEKYQALEKYGRDLTDAARKGKLDPVIGRDDEIRRVVQVLSRRTKNNPVLIGEPGVGKTAIVEGLAQRIVAGDVPETLKDKNVVALDMGALIAGAKYRGEFEDRLKAVLNEIKKAEGRIILFIDEMHTLVGAGRAEGSMDAANLLKPMLARGELRCVGATTLDEYRKHVEKDAALERRFQPVFVGEPSVEDTIAILRGLKERYEVHHGVRITNSAIVAAATLSDRYISDRFLPDKAIDLMDEAASRLRMEIDSMPVEIDELVRRVRSLEIEREALKKEEDQRSKERLEALERELVELREKQSALTAQWQSEKEVITRIRELKTQLEEAKAEEVAAEREGNLSRAAELRYGRLLELQAQLDAEQDRLAQLQQTSRMLKEEVDEEDIAEVVAKWTGIPVTRLIESEIQKLLKMEDRLRERVVGQDRAVRVVSDAVRRSRSGLADPNRPIGSFMFLGPTGVGKTELAKALAEFLFDDERNMVRIDMSEYQEKHTVARLIGAPPGYVGYEEGGQLTEAVRRRPHSVILLDEIEKAHPEVFNVLLQVLDDGRLTDGQGRTVDFKNTVLIMTSNVGSHLYGDAPMGSVEDVWPRVQEALRQAFRPEFLNRIDEIVLFNGLGVEEIKRIVDLQLRLVRERLHDRRVELDVTDAARSELAARGYDPTYGARPLKRVIQREILNPLAEKVLSGEVRDGQTVTVDLRDGTFTFEAAYTAEPV
- a CDS encoding alpha-mannosidase; this encodes MPYASDFDLAFRRIRESRWADTPPVARAIEQLDFAHRFAGARADRAAEWQPLILQAAQVLAEAIGAGAEMVRATDEAERIMAPIGVEAKAYTIHACGHAHIDMNWMWPWQDTVSMCHDTFTTMDRLMDEFPDFRFCQSQAAIYAAMEEHCPEVFERIRERIRDGHWECIATSWVEGDRNLVSGESLCRHLLYSRRYLHEKLGIPFDGIKIDWSCDTFGHAHTVPAILSRGGITRYYRHRTGPEKWLLWWKSPDGSRLLAFYDKATYVHAFDRKLTEHFVDYVAETGLKDFLWVYGVGDHGGGPTRRDLRRARELAQLPIYPTVRLSTLDEYFSAIEPVADHIPVHDDEMNFVFEGCYTSQATIKLGNRRCENVLPEAEVLSVIAGAVSGMPYPRESLEKAWRIALFNQFHDILPGSGTADTVHHANGLYQECLAGANAVRTRALRRIAAVADTAEAFGLTPPPRGEGVGLGEGLGAGVGDNSLPGGLSAYAGGTIGPEPILVFNSDCTPRTGMACAKIWNKKWPPDRIAVVDDRGNRAPVQVLESGSYWGHDYQTVLFPVHDIPAVGYRVVVLDRTAEPVPPKSLATVSSNFVLENEHLLAVIDAASGAVSRLVLKESGRNFVPQGRLLGVLEGVQEAPNNMTAWTISQIMSVEQLDQGGVTEVVQRGPNRVAVRTTRKWRDTSLAVEIGLDAGSPMLDFTVTADWLERGTPETGVPSLRVAFPTALTDTKARYEIPFGSISRPTNGHEVPALRWADLAGVIDGAPHGITLLNDCKYGHRAEGGTLRLTLLRASYSPDPLPDLGRHTIHFSVAPYPGFRSVSGAMSLGSRFNVPLTTTTTDVHKGSLPPSAGFAEVLTPNVRLAALKAAEEGEGVIVRLYEVDGKDTKARVKLTHLVPTGAPAVEVDLMERPIDGSRVTMEGDTLVVPMRAYGIASVRVG